The Gordonia iterans DNA window GCCGCATGGCGCGGCGCGCTGCCGGCCTTCGACGGATACCTCCACCTCGACGACGTTCCGGCTCGGGAACTGATCGCGCTCGCGCGCAAGGGCGCTCAGGTGGCGCGTGACGAGTCGGGCGCGCACGGTCCGGCGTCGTCGTTGCTCGATCAGGAGGTGGTCGAGGTGACCTCCGAAGACGCCCCGGACCGGCGCGCCGGGATCACCATGCGTGCGGTCTTCGCGCTGACCGCGATGGGCTTCGTCCGCGATGCGCAGGGCCGGGAGATCTCCGAGGACTCGCCTCTCGATGCGATCGCTGCCGGGGAGCCGGTCCGGGTGCGCAGCAGCGCCGCCTGGATCCGTGTCGATGCCCGCTACGGGTCGGTGTACCAGCGACGCGCCGCGCTCGGCGTGTCGGTGCTCTGAGCGCATCTGGGATCGGGTTGGTCTCGATACGCGGCTCACTTCGTTCGCCGCTACTCGACCACCAAAAGACGGCCGCGCGACCAGCACAGCCGTTCCGGATTGGTGGTCGAGTAGCCGGGCGAACGAAGTGAGGCCCGGCGTATCGAGACCCGCCCGCCGCCGGTCGCGCGATCAGACCAGCCAGGCGGCGGCGTTCGGCGCGAGCATGCCGTCGACCAGGGGGAGGCTGAGCAGCAGGATCTGGCCGTGCGGCAGCGGCACCGGGGAGGTGGTGCCATTCAGCGCGCAGATCAGTCCGCCGGGGCGCCGGAACGCCAAGCAACCGGGCGGCGCGCCGTACCAATCGACGCGGTCACCGCTGAACTCCGGGCGGGCGTAGCGCAGTTCGATCGCCTGGCGGTACAGCGAGAGCGTCGAATAGACGTCCTCGAGCTGGGTCTCCACCGTGAACCGGTTCCAGTCGGCGGGGATCGGCAGCCAGGTGTCCGGCGAGGAGCTGAAGCCGAACGGCGGCTCCTCACCCTCCCAGGGGATCGGCACGCGGCAGCCGTCTCGCCCTCGTTCGGTGCGGCCCGAGCGCTCCCAGACGGGATCCACCAGCGCGTCGTCGGGCAGGTCGGCGTCGGGGAGACCGAGCTCGGCGCCGTTGTAGACGAAGACCGTGCCCGGCAGGGCCAACTCCACCAGGGCCATGGCGCGAGCGCGTGCGATCCCGATGCCGAGGGCGTTCTCGGCCGCCCACTCGGGGTCGGGGTAGTCCGCGGGCACCGGCGGGGTGTAGCGGGTCACCTCGCGCGGAACGTCATGGTTGGAGAGTGTCCACGTCGGCGTCGCGCCGACCGCGGCGGTGGCGGCGAGGGACTCGTCGATCGCCTCCCGGACCGCGTCGACGTCGAACGGGACGGTCGCGAGACGGAAGTTGAAGCCCAGGTGCAGTTCGTCGGGCCGGACGTACTTGCCGAACTCCTCGCTGGATTCCACCCACACCTCGCCGACGTTGGCGGTGCCGGGATACTGATCCATCACCGCACGGATACGCCGGTGGATCTCGTGCACCTCGTCGTTGTTGAACCGCGGATCGTCGTCGGTGTGCTTGAGGACGACCGCCGGAGTCTCCATGTCCGGGAGGCCGGGCGCCTTCGCCATCCCGTGCGCGACGTCGATCCGGAAGCCGTCGACGCCGCGGTCGAGCCAGAACCGCATGGTCTGCTCGAGGTCGGCCATCACCTCGGGGTTCTCCCAGTTGAGGTCGGGCTGTTCACGGGCGAAGAGGTGCAGGTACCACTCGCCCAGCTCGCCGTCGGGTTCGCGGATCCGGCTCCACGCGCGGCCGCCGAACACGCTGGTCCAGTTGTTGGGCGGGAGTTCGCCGTGCTCGCCGCGTCCGGGCCGGAAGAGGTAGCGCTCGCGCTCGGGGCTGCCGGGGCCGGCGGCCAGCGCGGCTGAGAACCAGGCGTGCTGATTGCTGGTGTGGTTGGGTACCAGATCCATGGTGACGCGGATGTCGCGGTCGTGCGCCTCGGCGACGAGCTCGTCGAAGGTCGCCAGATCGCCGAACACCGGGTCCACGTCGCGCGGGTCTGACACGTCGTAGCCGTGGTCGGCCATCGGCGACCGCATGATCGGCGACAGCCAGATCGCGTCCACGCCGAGCAGTTCGAGGTATCCGAGCTTGTCGATGACTCCGGCCAGATCGCCCACACCGTCGCCGTTGAGATCGGAGAACGAGCGCGGATAGATCTGGTAGACGACGGCGTTGGTCCACCATTGGTCCGGGGAACCGGATGGTGCTGTGGGATCGAAGCTCACGAGTGCGATTGTTTCACATCGCTTTCAGACGGGGCTGTTCATCAGCGAGTGCGCGGCGGCCTGGAAGTACTCGAGCAGCCGGGCGCGGTGCTCGTCGTCGAGGACGTCGGACGGAACGGAGGCGACGGCGATCTCCATGCAGCGCAGCCAGGCGTCGCGTTCGATCGGGCCGATCTTGTACGGGACGTGCCGCATCCGCAGCCTCGGGTGCCCGCGTTCGTCGGAATAGGTGTGCGGGCCGCCCCAGTACTGTTCGAGGAACATGCGGAGCCGCCGTTCGGCGCCCGTCAGATCCGCCTCGGGGTACATCGGCACCAGGACCTCGTCCTTGGCCACCTCGGCGTAGAAGCGCTCGGCGATCGCGCGGAAGGTCGATTCGCCGCCGACCTGGTCGTAGAAGGTGCTCACGTCCACCATTGTCCACGATCGTCCGGCGGGCAGCGGCACCGCACGGGGCGCCCGCCTTCCGCCGTGCGCAGAGATCTACGACGCGCTGTAGGCCCTCCGCGCACATGGCGGCACGGGGTGGGTTAAATTAGACAGGCAACTTCGCGGCCCTGACGGGTCAACTGCGCCCGAGCGGGGCGCTTGTCGAAAGGCTGACAGTGGAAGACTGGATCGTCAACGTCGGGATGGTGGTCATCGTTCTGACGGTGATCTCCGTGGCCGGGTGCGTGATCTCGATGCTGTTCTCCTCGGGTGTCCGGCGCCCGAAGATCCCCGAGTACACGCTGGATCAGAAGTGGACGCGCTCGCCCGCGCTGTTCAGTGCAACCGAGATCGAGCCGATGGCCCTGCCCCGCCATTTCGAGCCGGCCGACACCGAGGGAGGGTACGCAAGTGGCAAGTGGTGACATCGCCCAGCAGAAGGCCGGCGTGGTCGATCTGATCGGCGCCTACAACGACGAAGGCCTGCCTCTCGGCGCCGCGGTCACCGCGAGCGGCCGGATCTCGGCGGCGCTGTTCCCCGGCGCGACCTTCGACACCCCGCCGTTCCGGCGCGACGAACTGATCGCGCTCGACGACGCGCTCCGCGACGCGAGCAACCTGGCGGAAGTGCGTTTCTCGGTGTACATCGGCGACCTCAGCTCGGACCTGGAGGGCGACGCCCGTCAGATCCTGGCCCGCGCTCCCGAGCCCGCCTACGGCACGCTGATCGCCGTGTCGCCGAACACCCGCGACGTGGTCGTGGTGTCCGGCTCCGAAGTCGCCGGTCGGGTCAACGACCGGGTCGCCGAACTCGGCGTGACCGCCGCCGTGTCCGCGTTCAAGCAGAACCAGCTGATCGACGGCCTGGTCTCGGCCCTGCGCGTGATGGCCACCGCCGTCGCCCGCCCGTAGTACTCACGACGTCAGGACCCGGTCTCGCTCGCGAGGCCGGGTCCTTTGTCGTGGTCTCGACTCCGCTCGACCGTCGAGGGGCTTCGCTCGACCGTCGAGGGGCCCGCTCGACCGTCGGGGGCCCGCTCGACCGTCGGGGGCCCGCTCGACCGTCGGGGGGCTTCGCTCGATCAGCGAGGGTTTCCTCGCTGATCGAGCGGAGTCGAGATCTCAGCGCGCGTCGAAGGCGCGGGCCCGGAGCGCGCGCTCGACGCCCGCGCGACCCTCGGAGATCAGCCGCGCGAGTGCCGGCGGCACGTCGCCGGAGGCCAAGAACGCGTCGGCCGCGGCCAGCCCGTCCTCGCTGATCTCCCACGACGGGTACAACCCGACCACCACAGTCTGCGCCACCTCAGACGAACGACGACGCCACAGTTCGCCGACCTTCCCGAAATACTCGGCGGTGAACGGAGCGAGCAGCTCGTATTGGCCGGGCCGGGCGATGCCCTCGACCATCGACCGGACTGTGACGTTGGCGACCGCGTCGTCGTCGAAGGCGGTGGCCCACGCTCCGGTCTTCGCCGCGGCCAGCGGCCGAGCGGCCCGGGCAGCCGCGGCGTGCCGCGCGCCGGCGGCGGTGTTGTCGCGTTCCGCCTCGGCGTCGATCACCGGTGTGGCCTCGGCATCGGGATCGATCGCTCCCGCTGCGGCGAGCGCCTTGACGAGCTTCCAGCGCAGTTCGGCGTCCACGGTCAGACCGGGCAGGCCGACCGACGCGGGATCCGCGCCGTCGAGCAGGGCTCGCAGCCCGGCGATCTGGTCGTCGTTCACCACTCCGCCGAGCAGGGCGGTCACGAACGCGAGCTGGTGGTCCGATCCGGCCTCGGCGGCGCGCGCCAATGTCAGCAGCCGTGCTGCGAACTCGGTCCGGCCGGTGTCGGCCGCCCAGCCGGGCTCGGCGTAGCTCTCCAGCGCGGTCGCCGCCTGCAACAGGACCCGCTGAACCACCCCGACCTCGGTCTCGGCACCGATGCCCGCGCTGACCAGAGCGACGAAGTCGCGGGCGCGCATCTCCGCCTGCCGGGTCATCTCCCAGGCCGCCGACCACACGAGCGTGCGGGGGAGGGGATCGGCGATGTCGCCGATCCGGGCCGTCGCGGTGGCCAGCGACACCGGGTCCAGGCGCACCGACGCGTAGGTGAGGTCGTCGTCGTTCAGCAGGATCAGAGCGCCCCTCGGCACCCCGATCAGCTCGGGCACCTCGGTGCGCGGCCCGTCGACGTCGATCTCGACGCTGTGCGTGCGCACCAGGCGGCCGTCTTCGTCGTCGTAGATGCCGATCCGCATCCGGTGGACGCGGATCTCGCCCGCACCCGGCTCGGCGCCGCCCTGCACGACCGCGAAGTCGGTGAACCGGCCCTGGTCGTCGAGCTGGAAGTCCGGGTGCAGGGCATTGATACCGGTGGTCTTGAGCCACTGCGCGCCCCAGCCGGACAAATCCCGGCCGGAGGCGCGTTCCAGTGCTCCCACCAGATCGGCGAAGGTGGCGTTCCCGAAGCGGTGCTCGGCGAAGTATTCGCGCAGACCGGTGAGGAACGGTTCCAGTCCGACGTAGGCGACCAATTGCTTGAGCACCGAGGCGCCCTTGGCGTAAGTGATGCCGTCGAAGTTGACCTCCACCGCGGCGATGTCGGGGATGTCCGCGGCGATCGGATGCGTCGACGGCAGCTGATCCTGGCGGTACGCCCAGCTCTTCTCCACGTTGGCGAACGTGGTCCAGGCATTGGTGTACTCGGTGGCCTCCACCTGGGAGAGGACCGAGGCGAAGGTCGCGAAGGACTCGTTGAGCCAGAGATCGTCCCACCACTGCATGGTCACCAGGTCGCCGAACCACATGTGCGCCATCTCGTGCAGGACGGTCTCGGCGCGCCGCTCGTACAGGTAGCGGGTCACGCGGGAACGGAAGACGTAGTCCTCCAGGAAGGTCACCGCACCGGCGTTCTCCATGGCCCCGGCGTTGAACTCGGGGACGAAGAGCTGGTCGTACTTGCCGAACGGATAGGGGATGCCGAAGGTCCGGTGATAGAACCCGAAGCCCTGCTTGGTCTCGGTGAAGAGCCGGTCGGCATCCATGAACTCGGCGAGGGAGGCGCGGCAGTACAGACCGAGCGGAATGACGCCGTGCTCGTCGGTGTACTCGTCTGTCCATGTGGCGTACGGTCCGGCGATGAGCGCGACGAGGTAGGTGCTCATCACCTCGGTGGTGGCGAACCCGACGCGCTTGGCGTCGCCGATCGTCTCGGTCTCGGCGACCGCGCCGTTGGAGATCACCTCCCAGTCGGAGGGGGCCAGCACGCTGATCGAATAGGTCGCTTTGAGGTCGGGCTGATCGAAGCAGGCGAACATCCGTTTGGCGTCCGCGGTCTCGAACTGGCTGTACAGGTAGACCGCGCCGTCGGCCGGATCGACGAAGCGGTGCAGGCCCTCGCCCGTGTTCGAGTAGGCACAGTCGGCGACCACGGAGAGGACGTTCTGCTCGGCGAGCCCGGTCAGGGGGAGCCCGACGGACTCGTCGAACGACGTCACGTCGAGTTCGGCCCCGTTGAGCGTCGCCGAGATGAGGTTCGGGGCGACCAGCTCGATGAAGGACTCCGCCCCCGGGGTTGCGGTGAACCTGACCTCGGTGCGGGACCGGAAGGTGGTCTCCCCGGGGCCGCCGGCGCCGTCGGTGAGGTCGAGGTCGATCCGGTAGTTCTGGACGTCGATGAGCGCGGCGCGCTGCTGGGCAGCCGACCGCGTGAGATTGGGAGCAGTCACGCGGTCGACTCTAGCTGCGTGTCCCAGCCTCCGTCAGTGGGCGACGAAGGCGCCGCCGCCGGGAATCGACGGCTGGCCGGCGTTGGGGTACGCCCACGAACCGCGGATCGCGGTGGTGAACAGGATCTGTCCGGAACCGGTGAAGGCCACCGGCCGGAACTGCGCCGGATCCCGGAAGTGCGGGCACGGCTTCATCCGGACATGGCCGCGGTGGCCGGTCGCGGTGTTCACGTAGTCGACGTCGACGAGCATGCCGGCCGCGGACGACGAGCACACCGCCGGTGACGCAGGCGCGGTGAAGGCCGTCCATCCGCGTCGGCTGGTCGAGTCGGCGGTGATGCCGACGAACAGCGGCGCCGGGACCACCAGGCCGCTGACCTGGACGCCGGAGGCGGGGATCTGGGTGACCGGGAACGGGACCGCCGACGCGGGCGCGGCGAGAACGGTGGTGGCGGTGATCGCGGAAGCGACGGCGGCAGTGGCGATCACCGCGGTGAGGGCTTTTCGGGTCTTCATGACGGTTTCCTCATGTGGGGCTCGTGTGGGTACTGCCCGACCTGAACCTCACGCTAGTGAACCGCCGATGTGACGACAAGCACGAATGCGTCTCGATCGGCGGCAGGTGAGAGCGGCATGGCCGAACTCTGTCAGCTGAGCCGAGTAATCCGAACGGATGAATTCGGCTGGATACGGTCCGCTCTCGCAAATCTGAGAATGTCCTGTGATTCGATGTCGGTACTGCAGAACCACTGCGGAGAAGGGGAGGAAAGACAGATGAAGCGCGTTGTTTCGATCCTGGGAATGCTGGCGGCCGCCGTCGTGGCGTTGCTGGTGGTTCCGGTCGGTACGGCAGGGGCGACTCCTGCGCACGCAGTGGACCTCGGGCCGGTGCAGGTCGAGCTCGTCGATGGGGCCATCGCGCTCTCCGTGACCTCAGGCGCGGTGAAGCAGGTCGGCAACGAGTTGGAGCTCACGAACGCGCGCGGAGTCGTCAAGAACCGGATTCCCCTCAGTGTGACGACGTCGGACCGCAAGACGTACCCGCTGCGCGCGAACGTCGCCGCGGACGGCAAGTCCGTGCATCTTTCGCCGGCGGCCCTCCCCAAGCGGCCCCTGCCCAAGCCCAAGAACAAGGAGCAGGCATACAACCAGATGATGAAGCTCTGGAACCAGAACGCCGCGTGCGTCGGTCCGGCGGCCGCCGTCGGTGCGCTCATCGGGCTGTTCTTCATCGTCGGATGGATCGTCGGCGGCCTCATCGGCGCTTACGTCGGACTGGAGAACTGCGGCCGCGGGGTCTGGGGCGACCGGTACCGCGGTGAGACCGTCCGTGCGTTCTGGAAATGGTGGAACTGGGGCTGATCCGGGTTTCTCGACAGTCAGGACACCATCGGTCCGGACTTCTGCGGAAGTCCGGACCGATGGCATCGCCTGACATCGAGTGGACGCAGGCTGCGTGCTTGGGTCGCAGCACTCGCCGCGGCGACGAGAGTGGTTGAATGGCGTCATGGCTGAACGTGATCGCGTGGACTTCTGGTTCGACCCGCTGTGCCCGTGGTGCTGGATCACCTCGCGCTGGATCCTCGAAGCCGAGCGGGTTCGGCCTATCGAGGTGAACTTTCACATCATGAGCCTGGCGGTGCTCAACGAGAACCGGGACATCCCGGACTCCTACCGGGAGATGCTCGCCCGGGCGATGGAGCCGGTGCGGGTGCTGGCCGCGACGCAGGCCCGGCACGGCGATGCGGCCGTCGCCGAGCTGTATACGGCGATGGGTACCCGGCGGCACAACGAAGGGGAGCAGGACATGTCGGCGGTGATCGCACAGGCCCTCGCCGATGCGGGACTGGAGGCGGACCTGGCTGACGCGGCGACGACGACCGAGTACGACGACGCTGTCCGCACCAGCCATCACGAGGGCATGGACAAGGTCGGCGACGACGTCGGTACGCCCACGATTCACGTCAACGACGTCGCCTTCTTCGGTCCGGTGCTCTCCCGGATCCCGCGCGGCGAGGAGGCGGGCCGCGTCTGGGACGGCGTCGTCGCCCTGGCCTCGTACCCGCACTTCTTCGAGCTCAAACGCACCCGGACCGAAGACCCGGAGTTCGGCTGACGGCGGGATACTGCTGACGGCTCAGAACTTGGGCGGCGGATTCAGACCGTTGGGCAGGGCGCCCGGCGGCAGATCCGTCGGCGCAGGCGGCGGCGCTATCGGCACGGCGTGCCCGCTCCCGACGCCGCGCTTGATCGCAGTCGGACGGCGGAACAACGAACCCGACCGGCTGCGGTCCCGGAGCGCGGCGGCGCGCCAGGTGAGGACCGGGTGCGTCGAGAACAGATTCACCAGGGTGACGAAGAATCCCTTCTCGCGCGTCGCCCGGTCGGCGAACTGATCGAAGTCGACGGCGCTGAGCATGTACTTGCCGGCCGAGAGCAGGCCGATCGCTCCCGGAGCGCCGGACGGCCGCGTGTAGTAGCCGTAGTTGTCGGCGCTGTATTCCTGGGCGCGGGAGAGCGTGGTGCCCAGGATCGGCACCGACATCAGGGTTCCGGTGAGCAGCTGTCGCCAGTAGGAGGTGTGCCCGGCCGCGATGTGGCCCACCTCGTGCCCGATCACGAACTCCAGCGCCTCCGGACTGCGGGCGCGGCCGCCCACCTCGAACAGGTCCGAGTAGACGACGATGTAGCGGCGGAACCCGTGTCCGGACGCGAACGCGTTGACCGCGCCGTTGCCGCTGACCACGAATCCGTCGGGAACATAGTGCAGGCCGTAGCGCGCGGCGGCGTCGACCATCATCCGGTAGCCCTCGGGGAACTGCGTGGGCGTCATCTGCACCCCGTTGACCCGCTGCTGAGCGAACAACAGGCCGCGCGCGAGAAAGATGATGAGCGGCATCGCCAGCAGCGCCAGGAAGTAGTCGCTGATCATGCCGTTCGAGACGAGCAGCAGGATCGCCGCGTAGCCGAGCAGTGTCAGCAGGACCAGCAGCACCAGGAGTGGGATCTCCCACGGGTGCAAGCGGGGCGGCCCGGAGTACGGGGCCGGCGGTCGCCAGACCGCGTCGGGGCCGGGTTGATGGACCGGCGGCTCCGCCACGAGGGGATCGAAGACGCCGGGAACAGAGGGGATGGGCGCGTGGCTGTCCACGACACCAATCTATAGTGACGTCCATGCGGATTTACCTGGGTGCCGACCATGCCGGTTTCGAGCGCAAGAACGAGATCGCCGATCATCTGCGAGCAGCCGGCCACGAGGTGGTCGACTGCGGAGCCCACGAGTACGACGCCCTCGACGACTACCCGCCGTTCTGCATCGAGGCCGCCGAGCGTGTGGTCGCCGATCCGGGCAGCCTGGGCATCGTCCTCGGCGGCAGCGGAAACGGCGAACAGATCGCGGCGAACAAGGTCAAGGGTGCGCGCTGCGCACTGGCCTGGAGCGTCGAGACCGCGCAACTGGCGCGCGAGCACAACAACGCGCAGCTGATCGGACTCGGCGGCCGCATGCACTCGAAGGAGGAGGCCCTGGCGATCGTCGACGCCTTCGTTTCGACCGCCTGGTCGGAGGAGCCGCGTCACCAGCGCCGCATCGACCTGCTGGCCGACTACGAGCGCACCGGCGAGAACCACCTGCCGCAGGCCTGATCGGCACCCGTCGGTGCCCGAGGGGCATGCGCTGCACCGGCTCGCCCGGCGGCAGCAGAAGCAGTTCGGAGGGCAGCGCGTCGCGGTGAGCAGCCCGCAGGGGCGGTTCGGTCCGGAGGCCGCGCTGCTCGACGGCCTCGTCTTCCAGAGCGCCGAAGCGTGGGGCAAGCACCTCGTCTACCGGTTCGGAGCGTCCTCGCTCCCCGACGGGGACCGCTCCTGTCGGCTCGTGCACATCCACCTGGGCATCTACGGCGCCTTCACCGAGGAGCCGCTGCCGATGCCCGAGCCGACCGGGCAGGTCCGGCTGCGAATGGTCGGCGACGACCTGGGCGTCGACCTGCGCGGTCCGAACTCCTGTGAGCTCTACACCCCGGCCGACCTCGACGCGCTCGTCGCTCGGCTCGGTCCCGACCCGCTGCGCGGCGACGCCGAGCCCGATCACGCTCGGGCGCGGATCGCGCGCTCGCGGCGCGCGATCGGCTCCCTGCTCATGGACCAGAAGGTGATCGCAGGGGTCGGCAACATCTATCGCGCCGAAGTGCTGTTCCGGGCCGGGATCGACCCGATGCGCCCGGGCACCACGCTGACCCGGGACGAGTTCGACACGATCTGGGCGGACCTCGCCGAACTGATGCCGATCGGAATGGCGACTGGACGCATCCACGTCGTACGTCCCGAGGACGACCACGGCGCTCCCGCCTACGCGCCGAATCGGCCCCGTACCTATGTCTACCGGCGGGCGGGGGAGCCGTGCCGACTGTGCGGGACGACGATCCTGTGGCGTGAGCTGGAGGGCCGCAATCTCTTCTGGTGTCCAGCCTGTCAGTCGTGAAGCGAGGGTGGCCGGACTCACCGCGACCGCCGGCGATTCTTACCGTGCACTCAGGTTTCTGACCCGGCTGTCCCAAGCAGGCGACGGCAGTCTTGACCCATGGAGAGCGACCGCAGTGGACACCGTGTCCCGGGAGCCGGTGTCGAGGCGCACCGGCGATCCGGCCGACCTGTCCTGGGACCCCTCGTACTCGCCGTGGGCGGGACCGGTGAATCGACGCCGGGCGACGACCCGGCTTCGGTGACCGGCATGCTGGCGCGCGTCACCGACGAACTCGACGAGCGCTTCTCGGCGCGCTGGGTGCCGTATCCGGCCAGCTACGGCCCGGCGGCCAGTCTCGACGGCGAGTGCTACCTCAGCAGCGTGGCCCGCGGCGTGACGGCGCTCGCGCAGGCGATCGACGACGCCGTCGCCGAGCAGCCGGACCGACCGGTGATGCTGATCGGCTATTCGCAAGGCGCGGTGGTGATTCGCAGTCTGCTCGCCCGGCCGGCGACCGGCCGGTACGCGGCGTCGGTCGCCGGGCTCGGCTTCGTCGCCGATCCGCATCAACCGCCCGGCGCGGTTCCGGGCTGCGACGGGTGGGGCGTGGCGGGTCGCGGACCCGACCTGCCCGCCGAGATCCCGGCATTCTGGGTCGGCGCGCCCGACGACGTCATCTGCAACGCCAGTCCCGATTCGCTGATCCGGGACGTCGCGGACCTGTCCGGCATGTTCTCGGTCGACCAGGTGCGGACCTGGCTCGCGGACGTCTACACACGGGTGCGGGACGCCGAGCTGCAGAACGCGGCGCGGACCCGGCTGGCGCCGAGCCAGTGGATCCGGGACGTGCGGCGGCTGGCGATCGCGGCCCGCGAGGTCCGCGGCTACCTGCCGTCGTCGCTGCGGGTGCACCGGTGGCGCTGGGACAACCCGCTCGGCGGGCGGCACGTCTCGTACGGCACCGAGCCCTACCTCCGAGCGCCGCTGACTGCGCCGGACGTCACCGGGTGCCAGGTGCTCGCGCAGTGGATGCAGGTGCAGGCGACACTGGGCCCGCACCAGCGGTGCGCGGCCTGAAGGCTCGAGCCCGCGCAGCATCGCGACCTCGGACAACGGTGTCCGAAACGACTGTGGCCCCTCCCGGACGGGAGGGGCCACAGTGCTGGTTCAGTCGGTCGTCGCCGAAACCTCAGGAACCGACGCGGCTGGTCTGAGCGTTGCCGCCGCCGACGGTGCCCTTGACGACGATCGGAGTACCGCGGCCGACGTTGTCGTAGACCCACTTGCCGTTCTCGGTGCTCACGTTGATGCAGCCGTGGCTCACGTTGGTGTTGCCCTGCTGGTTCACCGACCACGGAGCGGCGTGGATGAAGATGCCCGAGTTGGACATCCGGGTGGCGTACTCGACATAGGTGCGGTAGCCGTCCGGCGAATCGATCGGCACGCCGTAGGTGGAGGAGTCCATGTACATGTCACGGTACTTCTCCATGGTGCGGTAGATGCCGTTCGGCGTCGGGTGCCGGTCCGAACCCATCGAGATCGGCATCTTCCTGACGAAGCGGCCGTCCTTCCACCAATAGATGGTGTGGTCCTGATCCACCGCGAGCGCGACGTAGCCGGTCGGCGTCGACACGTTCGGCATGGCCGGAACACCGGGCTCGGCCGGCGGCGTGGCCTTCGGCTTCGGCTTGGACTTCTCCGGGCTCGGCGCGCCGGGGATCTGCGGCAACTCGACCGGCGGGAGGCCGGGAATCACCGTGACCGGCTCCGCGGTCGCGACTGCGGGGACGGTGAGGGACAACGCTGCCGCGCTGACGGCGACAGCGACGAGCCGGGCGGTGCGACTCTGACGTCGGCCCGAGGGCTTGGCGGAAAACACTGTGGAAAACCCTTTGTTCAGCTTCATGGAGAACGTCCCCCGAGACGCTCGTCCATACATCGTTACACAACTGTTGTCATCGGGCCAAGCCGTTCTCGGTGTCCGCGAGGCCACATGCCGGTGAACTCCC harbors:
- a CDS encoding glycoside hydrolase family 13 protein, yielding MSFDPTAPSGSPDQWWTNAVVYQIYPRSFSDLNGDGVGDLAGVIDKLGYLELLGVDAIWLSPIMRSPMADHGYDVSDPRDVDPVFGDLATFDELVAEAHDRDIRVTMDLVPNHTSNQHAWFSAALAAGPGSPERERYLFRPGRGEHGELPPNNWTSVFGGRAWSRIREPDGELGEWYLHLFAREQPDLNWENPEVMADLEQTMRFWLDRGVDGFRIDVAHGMAKAPGLPDMETPAVVLKHTDDDPRFNNDEVHEIHRRIRAVMDQYPGTANVGEVWVESSEEFGKYVRPDELHLGFNFRLATVPFDVDAVREAIDESLAATAAVGATPTWTLSNHDVPREVTRYTPPVPADYPDPEWAAENALGIGIARARAMALVELALPGTVFVYNGAELGLPDADLPDDALVDPVWERSGRTERGRDGCRVPIPWEGEEPPFGFSSSPDTWLPIPADWNRFTVETQLEDVYSTLSLYRQAIELRYARPEFSGDRVDWYGAPPGCLAFRRPGGLICALNGTTSPVPLPHGQILLLSLPLVDGMLAPNAAAWLV
- a CDS encoding globin, which codes for MVDVSTFYDQVGGESTFRAIAERFYAEVAKDEVLVPMYPEADLTGAERRLRMFLEQYWGGPHTYSDERGHPRLRMRHVPYKIGPIERDAWLRCMEIAVASVPSDVLDDEHRARLLEYFQAAAHSLMNSPV
- the ctaJ gene encoding aa3-type cytochrome oxidase subunit CtaJ; translated protein: MEDWIVNVGMVVIVLTVISVAGCVISMLFSSGVRRPKIPEYTLDQKWTRSPALFSATEIEPMALPRHFEPADTEGGYASGKW
- a CDS encoding DUF5130 family protein translates to MASGDIAQQKAGVVDLIGAYNDEGLPLGAAVTASGRISAALFPGATFDTPPFRRDELIALDDALRDASNLAEVRFSVYIGDLSSDLEGDARQILARAPEPAYGTLIAVSPNTRDVVVVSGSEVAGRVNDRVAELGVTAAVSAFKQNQLIDGLVSALRVMATAVARP
- the pepN gene encoding aminopeptidase N, which codes for MTAPNLTRSAAQQRAALIDVQNYRIDLDLTDGAGGPGETTFRSRTEVRFTATPGAESFIELVAPNLISATLNGAELDVTSFDESVGLPLTGLAEQNVLSVVADCAYSNTGEGLHRFVDPADGAVYLYSQFETADAKRMFACFDQPDLKATYSISVLAPSDWEVISNGAVAETETIGDAKRVGFATTEVMSTYLVALIAGPYATWTDEYTDEHGVIPLGLYCRASLAEFMDADRLFTETKQGFGFYHRTFGIPYPFGKYDQLFVPEFNAGAMENAGAVTFLEDYVFRSRVTRYLYERRAETVLHEMAHMWFGDLVTMQWWDDLWLNESFATFASVLSQVEATEYTNAWTTFANVEKSWAYRQDQLPSTHPIAADIPDIAAVEVNFDGITYAKGASVLKQLVAYVGLEPFLTGLREYFAEHRFGNATFADLVGALERASGRDLSGWGAQWLKTTGINALHPDFQLDDQGRFTDFAVVQGGAEPGAGEIRVHRMRIGIYDDEDGRLVRTHSVEIDVDGPRTEVPELIGVPRGALILLNDDDLTYASVRLDPVSLATATARIGDIADPLPRTLVWSAAWEMTRQAEMRARDFVALVSAGIGAETEVGVVQRVLLQAATALESYAEPGWAADTGRTEFAARLLTLARAAEAGSDHQLAFVTALLGGVVNDDQIAGLRALLDGADPASVGLPGLTVDAELRWKLVKALAAAGAIDPDAEATPVIDAEAERDNTAAGARHAAAARAARPLAAAKTGAWATAFDDDAVANVTVRSMVEGIARPGQYELLAPFTAEYFGKVGELWRRRSSEVAQTVVVGLYPSWEISEDGLAAADAFLASGDVPPALARLISEGRAGVERALRARAFDAR
- a CDS encoding mycothiol-dependent nitroreductase Rv2466c family protein, whose amino-acid sequence is MAERDRVDFWFDPLCPWCWITSRWILEAERVRPIEVNFHIMSLAVLNENRDIPDSYREMLARAMEPVRVLAATQARHGDAAVAELYTAMGTRRHNEGEQDMSAVIAQALADAGLEADLADAATTTEYDDAVRTSHHEGMDKVGDDVGTPTIHVNDVAFFGPVLSRIPRGEEAGRVWDGVVALASYPHFFELKRTRTEDPEFG
- a CDS encoding M48 family metallopeptidase — translated: MDSHAPIPSVPGVFDPLVAEPPVHQPGPDAVWRPPAPYSGPPRLHPWEIPLLVLLVLLTLLGYAAILLLVSNGMISDYFLALLAMPLIIFLARGLLFAQQRVNGVQMTPTQFPEGYRMMVDAAARYGLHYVPDGFVVSGNGAVNAFASGHGFRRYIVVYSDLFEVGGRARSPEALEFVIGHEVGHIAAGHTSYWRQLLTGTLMSVPILGTTLSRAQEYSADNYGYYTRPSGAPGAIGLLSAGKYMLSAVDFDQFADRATREKGFFVTLVNLFSTHPVLTWRAAALRDRSRSGSLFRRPTAIKRGVGSGHAVPIAPPPAPTDLPPGALPNGLNPPPKF
- a CDS encoding ribose-5-phosphate isomerase — its product is MRIYLGADHAGFERKNEIADHLRAAGHEVVDCGAHEYDALDDYPPFCIEAAERVVADPGSLGIVLGGSGNGEQIAANKVKGARCALAWSVETAQLAREHNNAQLIGLGGRMHSKEEALAIVDAFVSTAWSEEPRHQRRIDLLADYERTGENHLPQA
- a CDS encoding Fpg/Nei family DNA glycosylase, whose protein sequence is MPEGHALHRLARRQQKQFGGQRVAVSSPQGRFGPEAALLDGLVFQSAEAWGKHLVYRFGASSLPDGDRSCRLVHIHLGIYGAFTEEPLPMPEPTGQVRLRMVGDDLGVDLRGPNSCELYTPADLDALVARLGPDPLRGDAEPDHARARIARSRRAIGSLLMDQKVIAGVGNIYRAEVLFRAGIDPMRPGTTLTRDEFDTIWADLAELMPIGMATGRIHVVRPEDDHGAPAYAPNRPRTYVYRRAGEPCRLCGTTILWRELEGRNLFWCPACQS